A single genomic interval of Streptomyces sp. 1222.5 harbors:
- a CDS encoding DUF3291 domain-containing protein translates to MPTLPWTVPNTPPRDAEVHVFASRFETHTLWGALRFLAGTPAVWRQISRAPGAHGASLRAQPLRKVFWTVSAWESADALKAFAHSGAHRPTSRGLSSQMRDVAFATWQTSADRLPIGWEEVARRLER, encoded by the coding sequence ATGCCCACGCTTCCCTGGACCGTGCCGAACACCCCGCCGCGCGACGCCGAGGTCCACGTCTTCGCCTCCCGCTTCGAGACCCACACCCTGTGGGGCGCCCTCCGCTTCCTCGCCGGCACCCCGGCCGTGTGGCGGCAGATCTCCCGCGCACCCGGCGCCCACGGCGCGTCCCTCAGGGCGCAGCCCCTGCGGAAGGTCTTCTGGACGGTGTCCGCCTGGGAGTCGGCGGACGCGCTGAAGGCCTTCGCCCACTCCGGCGCCCACCGCCCCACCTCCCGAGGCCTGTCCTCGCAGATGCGGGACGTCGCCTTCGCCACCTGGCAGACCTCAGCCGACCGGCTGCCGATCGGCTGGGAAGAGGTGGCCCGGAGGCTGGAGAGGTGA
- a CDS encoding DHA2 family efflux MFS transporter permease subunit, translated as MSQHTARRGGAAWALVITSVAGFMAALDNLVVTTALPSIREDLGGALDDLEWTVSAYTLTFAVLLMFGAALGDRFGRRRMFTVGLTVFTGASAAAAMAPGIGSLIAARAVQGAGAAVMMPLTLTLLTAAVPAARRGTVYGIWGAVNGLAIASGPLIGGTLTEHASWHWIFWLNVPLGLVALPLARLRLAESHGTGARLDVPGTLLASGALFGIVYGLVRGPADGWTDPVVLTALSAGGALLAGFVLYSSRAANPMLPMRLFRSRAFAGINAASLLMFVGMFGSVFLLSQYMQGVLGNSPTEAGLRMLPWTGMPMLVAPIAGFLSDRVGGRPVVAAGLLLQAVGLGWMARVATADASYAVQLPGLVISGVGMALYFAPAANLVMSSVRPEEQGIASGANNALREVGGALGIAVMSSIFSAQGGYESAQSFVDGMRPALVTGAAVVALAAVAVLLVPARRKTGPAATPPAGQASAPVLESTTR; from the coding sequence ATGTCACAGCACACCGCACGTCGTGGGGGCGCCGCATGGGCCCTCGTCATCACCAGCGTCGCCGGATTCATGGCAGCCCTCGACAACCTCGTCGTCACCACCGCCCTCCCCTCCATCCGCGAGGACCTGGGTGGCGCGCTGGACGATCTCGAGTGGACCGTGAGCGCCTACACGCTCACCTTCGCCGTGCTGCTGATGTTCGGCGCCGCGCTCGGCGACCGTTTCGGGCGCCGGCGCATGTTCACCGTGGGGCTCACCGTCTTCACCGGGGCCTCCGCCGCCGCGGCCATGGCCCCGGGCATCGGCTCCCTGATCGCCGCACGCGCGGTCCAGGGCGCCGGCGCGGCCGTCATGATGCCGCTCACCCTGACCCTGCTGACCGCGGCCGTACCCGCCGCCAGGCGCGGAACCGTCTACGGCATCTGGGGAGCCGTCAACGGACTCGCCATCGCCTCGGGGCCGCTCATCGGCGGCACTCTCACCGAACACGCCTCCTGGCACTGGATCTTCTGGCTGAACGTCCCGCTCGGCCTCGTCGCGCTCCCGCTCGCCCGGCTGCGGCTGGCCGAGTCGCACGGCACCGGCGCCCGGCTCGACGTCCCCGGCACACTGCTCGCCAGCGGCGCGCTCTTCGGGATCGTGTACGGCCTGGTCCGCGGGCCCGCGGACGGCTGGACCGACCCCGTGGTGCTGACCGCGCTGTCCGCGGGCGGGGCGCTGCTGGCGGGCTTCGTCCTCTACAGCTCGCGCGCGGCCAACCCGATGCTGCCGATGCGGCTGTTCCGGTCCCGCGCTTTCGCCGGCATCAACGCGGCCAGTCTGCTGATGTTCGTCGGGATGTTCGGGTCGGTCTTCCTGCTCAGCCAGTACATGCAGGGCGTCCTCGGCAACTCGCCCACCGAGGCCGGTCTCAGGATGCTGCCGTGGACGGGCATGCCGATGCTCGTCGCGCCGATCGCCGGCTTCCTGTCCGACCGCGTCGGCGGCCGGCCCGTCGTCGCCGCGGGACTGCTGCTCCAGGCCGTCGGCCTCGGCTGGATGGCCCGTGTGGCAACGGCCGACGCCTCCTACGCCGTCCAGCTGCCCGGGCTGGTCATCAGCGGCGTCGGCATGGCCCTGTACTTCGCGCCGGCCGCCAACCTGGTGATGTCCAGCGTCCGGCCGGAGGAACAGGGCATCGCCTCCGGTGCGAACAACGCGCTGCGCGAGGTGGGCGGCGCTCTCGGCATCGCGGTCATGTCGTCGATCTTCTCGGCGCAGGGCGGTTACGAGTCCGCGCAGAGCTTCGTGGACGGCATGCGACCCGCCCTGGTCACCGGCGCCGCCGTGGTCGCGCTCGCCGCGGTCGCCGTGCTGCTGGTCCCGGCCCGCCGGAAGACCGGACCGGCGGCCACACCCCCGGCCGGGCAGGCGTCCGCACCGGTCCTCGAGTCCACCACCCGCTGA
- a CDS encoding MaoC family dehydratase, which produces MTAKIAYGDVEVGTELPAQTFPVTRAALVQYAGASGDFNPIHWNEKFAKEVGLPDVIAHGMFTMAEAIRVVTDWIGDPGAVVEYGVRFTKPVVVPNDDQGALIEVSGKVAAKLDDNTVRVDLTAMSAGQKVLGMSRAVVRLG; this is translated from the coding sequence ATGACGGCGAAGATCGCTTACGGCGACGTCGAGGTCGGCACCGAGCTGCCGGCGCAGACCTTCCCCGTGACCCGTGCCGCCCTCGTGCAGTACGCGGGCGCCTCGGGGGACTTCAACCCCATCCACTGGAACGAGAAGTTCGCCAAGGAGGTCGGCCTCCCGGACGTCATCGCGCACGGCATGTTCACCATGGCCGAGGCGATCCGGGTGGTCACCGACTGGATCGGCGACCCCGGTGCGGTCGTGGAGTACGGCGTCCGCTTCACCAAGCCCGTCGTCGTGCCGAACGACGACCAGGGCGCGCTGATCGAGGTCAGCGGCAAGGTGGCGGCCAAGCTGGACGACAACACCGTGCGGGTGGACCTGACGGCCATGAGCGCCGGCCAGAAGGTCCTGGGCATGTCCCGGGCGGTCGTACGACTGGGCTGA
- a CDS encoding TetR/AcrR family transcriptional regulator: MPRMSAEERRESVISAATAEFARGGYHGTSTEAIARRVGVSQPYLFRLFSGKKAIFLAAAERCVEDTIRTFEEASEGLQGEDALHAMANAYTEVIAERPERLMMQMQMYVAVAAAEQEGDREFGESVRNGWMRLWDTVHLALGADVDETTDFLAYGMLINCLVGMGFPPEHRVWEGLYPSARDKGRLEA, translated from the coding sequence ATGCCCAGGATGAGCGCAGAGGAGCGACGCGAGAGCGTCATCAGTGCCGCGACCGCCGAGTTCGCGCGCGGTGGCTACCACGGCACCTCCACCGAGGCGATCGCCCGGCGGGTGGGAGTCTCGCAGCCGTATCTCTTCCGGCTCTTCTCCGGCAAGAAGGCGATCTTCCTGGCGGCGGCGGAACGCTGCGTGGAGGACACCATCCGGACCTTTGAGGAGGCCTCGGAGGGGTTGCAGGGCGAGGACGCCCTGCATGCCATGGCGAACGCGTACACCGAGGTCATCGCGGAGCGGCCCGAGCGGCTGATGATGCAGATGCAGATGTACGTCGCCGTGGCGGCCGCGGAGCAGGAAGGCGACCGCGAGTTCGGCGAGAGCGTGCGGAACGGCTGGATGCGGCTGTGGGACACCGTGCATCTGGCGCTCGGCGCGGACGTCGACGAGACGACCGACTTCCTCGCGTACGGCATGCTCATCAACTGCCTGGTGGGCATGGGCTTCCCGCCCGAGCACCGGGTGTGGGAGGGGCTCTATCCGTCGGCCCGGGACAAGGGCCGTCTGGAGGCGTGA